In Cercospora beticola chromosome 3, complete sequence, the following proteins share a genomic window:
- a CDS encoding uncharacterized protein (BUSCO:EOG092624X0~CAZy:AA7), producing MEKIQLEAQHTDPDVPFRATDRHVHHTWAKTFQSRPELYIRPRSLAEVQKVVNLARRCRRRIVVVGCGHSPSDLTCTSSWMINLDEYQRVLKVDKANKTLLVEGGIRLRKLNEEANRHGLTMPNLGSIDEQSIVGAIATATHGSSLWHGLLSDSVRSLRIVLASGQAVKCSKDENSDLFRAALVSLGALGIIVEVEFQMTDACNIEWTQTLRPLDEILNTWDNTLWTQKEFTRVWWMPYMKRAIVWSAEKTDKPLRAATGSWYGGSVGFHTYHNLLWLSNYVPSILPWVEWFVFGMQYGFSPGTTTSAVEPLQTGLLMNCLYSQFVNEWALPLRDGPEAISRLSAWLNGEPKRNHEIPFSNKGLYVHCPIEVRVSDTTKDGDRVRPFLDNTAEDGPTLYLNATLYRAYLQDPPCRDRYYEAFEWLMREMGGKPHYAKNFTFTSADEISLMLGDGLKQWTKVRNEADPDGMFIGEWHRRNLGLGQQRFAFEEREVARTKARDGGQLWIGEVSKEAGLPAGTFNESLPQAREGRSTSPSASSTASSFDMMHSMTGDKSSFLQGSDFSDAELTDKDDARYHGNPKKGLTGTAVFDKM from the coding sequence ATGGAGAAAATCCAGCTGGAGGCCCAGCACACGGACCCCGATGTCCCCTTCCGCGCCACCGACAGGCACGTCCACCACACCTGGGCGAAAACATTTCAGTCGCGTCCAGAACTCTACATCCGACCCCGAAGTCTCGCTGAGGTGCAAAAGGTGGTGAATCTCGCGCGCAGATGCCGTCGCAGAATTGTTGTTGTGGGTTGCGGGCACTCTCCGAGCGACCTGACATGCACGAGTAGCTGGATGATCAACTTGGACGAGTATCAGAGAGTGCTCAAAGTGGACAAGGCAAACAAGACACTACTCGTGGAAGGCGGTATCCGCTTACGCAAACTCAATGAGGAGGCCAACAGGCATGGGCTGACCATGCCCAATCTCGGCAGCATCGATGAGCAAAGTATTGTTGGTGCGATAGCTACGGCGACccatggcagcagcttgtGGCATGGCTTGCTCAGCGACTCTGTTCGAAGCTTGCGCATCGTGCTCGCAAGCGGGCAAGCGGTGAAGTGCTCAAAGGACGAGAACTCCGACCTGTTCCGCGCTGCGCTGGTCTCGCTGGGCGCATTGGGTATCATCGTCGAGGTGGAGTTCCAAATGACCGATGCTTGCAATATCGAGTGGACTCAGACGCTACGGCCGCTGGACGAAATTTTGAACACTTGGGATAACACTCTCTGGACTCAGAAGGAGTTCACTCGCGTCTGGTGGATGCCATATATGAAGCGGGCAATCGTGTGGTCCGCAGAAAAGACGGACAAACCACTGCGTGCGGCAACTGGAAGCTGGTATGGTGGCTCTGTGGGTTTCCACACCTATCACAACCTTCTGTGGTTGTCGAATTATGTGCCATCCATTCTCCCTTGGGTGGAGTGGTTTGTCTTTGGCATGCAGTACGGTTTCAGCCCTGGCACAACGACCTCTGCTGTTGAGCCTCTCCAAACTGGACTGCTCATGAATTGTTTGTACAGCCAGTTTGTGAACGAATGGGCATTGCCACTTCGTGATGGCCCCGAAGCCATCAGCCGGTTGTCAGCTTGGCTCAACGGGGAGCCGAAACGCAATCACGAGATACCTTTCTCCAACAAGGGTTTATATGTCCACTGCCCTATTGAAGTCCGAGTCAGCGACACAACGAAAGACGGCGATCGCGTCCGACCCTTCCTAGACAACACGGCCGAAGATGGTCCTACTCTCTACCTCAACGCCACCCTCTATCGTGCCTATCTGCAAGACCCGCCCTGCAGAGACAGGTACTACGAAGCCTTCGAATGGTTGATGCGCGAAATGGGCGGCAAACCACATTACGCCAAGAATTTCACTTTCACCTCCGCAGACGAGATTAGTCTCATGCTCGGCGATGGACTCAAGCAGTGGACAAAAGTTCGCAACGAGGCTGATCCTGATGGGATGTTCATCGGCGAATGGCATCGCCGCAATCTAGGTCTTGGTCAACAACGCTTCGCTTTCGAAGAGCGAGAAGTTGCGAGGACGAAAGCTCGAGATGGTGGCCAACTGTGGATTGGTGAAGTGTCCAAAGAGGCCGGCCTGCCTGCTGGCACTTTTAACGAATCTCTCCCTCAGGCGCGCGAAGGCAGATCAACGAGCCCGAGTGCGAGCTCGACTGCAAGTAGCTTTGACATGATGCACAGTATGACTGGGGACAAGAGCTCTTTTCTGCAAGGCTCTGACTTCAGCGATGCTGAGCTGACGGATAAGGATGATGCAAGATACCACGGAAACCCAAAGAAGGGACTGACTGGGACGGCAGTTTTCGATAAAATGTAA